One window from the genome of Spirochaetaceae bacterium encodes:
- a CDS encoding helix-turn-helix transcriptional regulator — MSEQNPHLGSTLESLLRKNGIYEDAKNDAVKSVLAYKLQQAMKEQNLSKAGMAERMETSRSQLDRLLDPENEGVTLHTLKRAAAAVGMRLELGLR; from the coding sequence GTGTCTGAACAAAATCCTCATCTGGGGTCCACGCTCGAGAGTCTGCTGCGGAAGAACGGCATCTACGAAGATGCCAAGAACGACGCTGTCAAGTCGGTCCTCGCTTACAAGCTTCAGCAAGCGATGAAGGAACAGAACCTCTCCAAGGCGGGCATGGCCGAACGTATGGAAACCAGCCGCTCACAACTCGACCGCTTGCTCGATCCGGAGAACGAAGGTGTAACACTGCATACCCTCAAGCGCGCCGCGGCCGCCGTGGGGATGCGCCTGGAACTCGGACTCCGCTAG
- a CDS encoding type II toxin-antitoxin system RelE/ParE family toxin: MNPPGKSIVARFFRLPGGREPVRDWLGEQSPEDKRRIGGDLMKVEFGWPCGPPLCRSLSGYPGLYEVRSRLITRRIARVFFTVSEQNMVLLHGFIKKSQATPLRELKLAERRAKEYHRSV, from the coding sequence ATGAATCCTCCCGGGAAGTCCATTGTGGCTCGGTTCTTCCGGCTACCGGGAGGGCGAGAGCCCGTTCGCGACTGGCTTGGGGAACAATCGCCGGAGGACAAGAGACGCATCGGCGGCGACCTGATGAAAGTCGAGTTCGGTTGGCCATGTGGTCCTCCCCTCTGCCGATCGCTCTCTGGTTATCCGGGCCTATACGAAGTGCGCAGTCGTCTGATTACCAGACGTATCGCGCGCGTGTTCTTCACTGTGTCCGAGCAGAACATGGTGCTCCTGCACGGATTCATCAAGAAGAGCCAAGCGACGCCGTTGCGGGAGTTGAAGCTTGCCGAGCGACGGGCGAAGGAGTATCACAGAAGTGTCTGA
- a CDS encoding ABC transporter substrate-binding protein, translated as MRLHRLFVAVPLVALLLVPGLAFAGGETEGGGEAAMAMERTTFDHEWDDIRFYNTIADYTAATGNTITSFSEAPMLAEMVAAGELPPVEDRLPVDPYVVVPYQEIGQYGGYAFMGRDGTGHWGEAHLLIGIEQLNRIAGDLSTQSPNVATGYELSADAKVLTVTLREGIKWSTGEPFSTEDVKFWYEDIILNEELTPNPARFLQPGGELMKMNFLDDLTFQFSFAIPNPVAVEWLPHPNRGVTPIKQAKHYFSQFHPNYVGAEKAEALAKEAGFENWVQHFGDKNNSWSELPKFNTERPMLTAYRLAEIGTDLARWERNPYYWKIDVEGNQLPYLDGINVELVQDLQVFAGKIIAGEFTVSIGWYAPLSDYPLMKQNEESGDYTVELWPSLEGSATLFQVNRTIDDPVLAPIFADSRFSHALSLALDRDEINEVVFQGLGTPRQHTLIKESIYFEPHFAEAYAEHDVERANQILDELGLTWDANREWRLLSDGNRFSVVMDTGAAVLPIHELAVEQWKEIGMEVTMKSFSYQQSEERSKTNQMQLYGGSAGFNARSEAFVASPLFFLPQRQGWENPWGNQWALWYVTGGEGGIEPPDEVKRNIERWEQMTATMDVAEKTRLGKEILASQADNLWVIGTVGEVPLPMPRSNKLRNFPERGGHDWSIGSWTGPQHPSQFYLVQE; from the coding sequence TTGAGACTGCACAGATTGTTCGTGGCAGTGCCGCTGGTGGCGTTGCTGCTGGTTCCCGGGCTGGCGTTTGCCGGCGGCGAGACGGAGGGCGGCGGCGAGGCGGCCATGGCCATGGAGCGTACCACCTTCGACCATGAGTGGGACGACATCCGGTTCTACAACACCATCGCCGACTACACCGCCGCCACCGGCAACACCATCACGTCGTTCAGCGAGGCGCCGATGCTGGCCGAGATGGTGGCCGCCGGCGAGCTGCCGCCGGTCGAGGATCGGCTGCCGGTCGATCCGTACGTGGTCGTGCCCTACCAGGAGATCGGCCAGTACGGCGGCTATGCCTTCATGGGCCGCGACGGCACCGGCCACTGGGGCGAGGCGCACCTGCTGATCGGCATCGAGCAGCTCAACCGCATCGCGGGAGACCTGTCCACCCAGTCGCCCAACGTCGCCACCGGCTACGAGCTGTCGGCCGACGCCAAGGTGCTCACCGTGACCCTGCGCGAGGGCATCAAGTGGTCCACCGGCGAGCCGTTCTCCACCGAGGACGTCAAGTTCTGGTACGAGGACATCATCCTCAACGAGGAGTTGACCCCGAATCCGGCCAGGTTCCTGCAACCGGGCGGCGAGCTGATGAAGATGAACTTCCTCGACGACCTCACCTTCCAGTTCTCGTTCGCCATCCCCAATCCGGTGGCGGTCGAGTGGCTGCCGCATCCCAACCGCGGGGTGACGCCGATCAAGCAGGCCAAGCACTACTTCAGCCAGTTCCATCCCAACTACGTGGGCGCCGAGAAGGCGGAGGCGCTGGCCAAGGAGGCGGGCTTCGAGAACTGGGTCCAGCACTTCGGCGACAAGAACAACTCGTGGAGCGAACTGCCCAAGTTCAACACCGAGCGGCCCATGCTCACCGCCTATCGGCTGGCCGAGATCGGCACCGACCTGGCGCGCTGGGAGCGCAACCCCTATTACTGGAAAATCGACGTCGAGGGCAACCAGCTTCCCTACCTGGACGGTATCAACGTGGAACTGGTCCAGGACCTGCAGGTGTTCGCCGGCAAGATCATCGCCGGTGAGTTCACCGTCTCCATCGGCTGGTACGCCCCGCTGAGCGACTACCCGCTGATGAAGCAGAACGAGGAGTCCGGCGACTACACGGTCGAGCTGTGGCCCAGCCTGGAGGGCTCGGCGACGCTGTTCCAGGTCAACCGCACGATCGACGACCCGGTGCTGGCACCGATCTTCGCCGACAGCCGCTTCTCGCACGCCCTGTCGCTGGCGCTGGACCGCGACGAGATCAACGAGGTGGTGTTCCAGGGGCTGGGTACGCCGCGGCAGCACACCCTGATCAAGGAGTCGATCTACTTCGAGCCGCACTTCGCCGAGGCGTACGCCGAGCACGACGTGGAGCGCGCCAACCAGATCCTGGACGAGTTGGGGCTGACCTGGGACGCCAACCGTGAGTGGCGGCTGCTGTCCGACGGCAACCGCTTCTCGGTGGTGATGGACACCGGCGCCGCGGTGCTGCCGATTCACGAGCTGGCGGTGGAGCAGTGGAAGGAGATCGGCATGGAAGTGACCATGAAGAGCTTCTCCTACCAGCAGAGCGAGGAGCGCTCCAAGACCAACCAGATGCAGCTCTACGGCGGCTCGGCCGGGTTCAACGCCCGCTCGGAGGCGTTCGTGGCGTCGCCGCTGTTCTTCCTGCCGCAGCGCCAGGGCTGGGAGAACCCGTGGGGCAACCAGTGGGCGCTGTGGTACGTGACCGGCGGCGAGGGCGGCATCGAGCCGCCCGATGAGGTCAAGCGCAACATCGAGCGCTGGGAACAGATGACCGCGACCATGGACGTGGCCGAGAAGACCCGCCTGGGCAAGGAGATCCTGGCCTCGCAAGCGGACAACCTGTGGGTGATCGGGACGGTGGGCGAGGTGCCGCTGCCGATGCCGCGCAGCAACAAGCTGCGCAACTTCCCGGAGCGCGGCGGCCACGACTGGTCGATCGGCTCCTGGACCGGCCCCCAGCACCCCTCCCAGTTCTACCTGGTGCAGGAATAG